From Streptomyces qinzhouensis, one genomic window encodes:
- a CDS encoding acyl carrier protein, translating to MTVPVKDEHKDDPVAHELVAFLEKKTGSPWSVERDLFAEGGLSSLFALELVVFLEKTFGVTISGPNLQLVNYRSVVSMVALVHRLRTADA from the coding sequence GTGACCGTTCCCGTCAAAGACGAGCATAAAGACGACCCCGTCGCCCACGAGCTGGTCGCATTCCTGGAGAAGAAGACCGGGTCGCCCTGGTCGGTGGAGCGAGACCTGTTCGCGGAGGGCGGCCTATCGTCACTGTTCGCCCTGGAGCTGGTGGTGTTCCTGGAGAAGACGTTCGGCGTCACGATCAGCGGACCGAACCTCCAGCTCGTGAACTACCGCAGCGTCGTGTCCATGGTCGCCCTCGTCCACCGGCTGCGGACCGCCGATGCCTGA
- a CDS encoding O-methyltransferase: MANQVTMSDALLAYVRKVSLRDDKVLSGLRAESAGLPGGGALPVTAEEGQFLQFLVRLIGARQVLEIGTYTGYSTLCLARGLPPGARVVTCDHTAKWPEVGRPYWERAGVAELIDVRIGDALDVLAALLDEADAGPGSFDAVFIDADKAGYPAYYEAALPLVRSGGLIVIDNTLFFGRVADDTVKDPETVAIRALNSALREDDRVDLAMLASADGITLLRKR; this comes from the coding sequence ATGGCGAATCAGGTGACCATGTCCGATGCGCTGCTCGCTTACGTCCGGAAGGTGTCGCTGCGGGACGACAAGGTACTGAGCGGATTGCGGGCGGAGTCGGCCGGGCTGCCGGGGGGCGGCGCTCTGCCGGTAACGGCCGAGGAAGGCCAGTTCCTCCAGTTCCTGGTGCGGTTGATCGGCGCCCGCCAGGTGCTGGAGATCGGGACGTACACCGGCTACAGCACACTCTGTCTGGCTCGCGGGCTGCCGCCCGGGGCCCGGGTGGTGACATGCGACCACACGGCGAAGTGGCCGGAGGTGGGCAGGCCGTACTGGGAGCGGGCCGGAGTCGCCGAACTGATCGACGTGCGGATCGGCGACGCGCTGGATGTGCTGGCCGCACTGCTCGACGAGGCGGACGCGGGGCCGGGGTCGTTCGATGCCGTGTTCATCGACGCGGACAAGGCGGGCTATCCGGCCTACTACGAGGCGGCGCTGCCGCTGGTGCGCAGCGGCGGCCTGATCGTCATCGACAACACGTTGTTCTTCGGACGGGTGGCCGATGACACGGTGAAGGACCCGGAGACCGTCGCGATCCGGGCACTCAATTCGGCGCTGCGCGAAGACGATCGGGTGGACCTGGCCATGCTGGCATCGGCCGACGGCATCACCTTGCTGCGGAAGCGGTGA
- a CDS encoding beta-ketoacyl synthase N-terminal-like domain-containing protein, with amino-acid sequence MISSDPDEEEPRDDRVAVVGMGVAVPGASDPEELWKLLCGDRPVFEEPLDRFRLDSFWSADPAAEDRGYARTSGFLHGFRPRPGPAGDIAAGARSAAEQNPAWLRHCLRQARETVTARRTDRYAYYVGTSALVGQRTDEAVLAECVPRAVAERLHRDEPERRAEAEERLRALLKHHHGYGAEEPRDTLPDRVARAAAAGLLPGDCEFAVVDAACSSSLYAIGLGVTSLLAGACDIAYCGGVSGVTPRYNITFSKLRGLSAGGDVRAFDEHADGTLFSDGAGAVALKRLDRAVEDGDPVFGVLVGFGGSSDGRGTAIYAPNPVGQRRCLDRAWQASGLTADDIDWVIAHGTGTAVGDAVELRTLAAAVDPGSVRCGSNKSLLGHTGWSSGVVSVVQALTALRRGMIPAQRRFTEPGLTAGTGDRVRVPTADVPWPADGRRSRTVGVSAFGFGGTNAHLLIADREPARAAPRPARTEPDPVVLLAWTAHLPGDPDPAALVRLLRDGRLPGPRTFGPRYPAPPFQDVRLPPPTVRSTDAGQLMALRVAAVFSAEHGELWAPMRPTTGVFAAATGPPPSSMDHLVRCHATDVHRVLDEPDRTAFTDWLADLRSTTPATTKDTLPGLLPNIIPARIANRYDLGGPTMLVDTGATSGLTAVHTAIRQLAHGGIDMALVLGVSATSRPDFAHFMGIEAERIAEGAFLLALSRESVARAHGLTPLVRLHTAWTGSPQAPAEYALGGPGTTEETFLGADGILAVIRALHSAAPDVTVGPADGEPGPVITLSPADGSPVRKTRKTRTSR; translated from the coding sequence GTGATCTCCAGTGACCCGGATGAGGAGGAGCCGCGCGACGACAGGGTCGCCGTCGTCGGGATGGGTGTCGCCGTGCCGGGCGCCTCGGACCCGGAGGAGCTGTGGAAGCTGCTGTGCGGTGACAGACCCGTGTTCGAGGAGCCGTTGGACCGTTTCCGGCTCGATTCCTTCTGGTCGGCGGATCCGGCCGCCGAGGACCGCGGCTATGCGCGCACCTCGGGTTTCCTGCACGGCTTTCGGCCGCGTCCCGGGCCGGCCGGGGACATCGCGGCCGGAGCGCGCTCGGCCGCCGAACAGAATCCGGCCTGGCTGCGGCACTGCCTGCGGCAGGCGCGGGAGACCGTCACCGCCCGCCGTACCGACAGATACGCCTACTACGTCGGGACCAGCGCCCTGGTCGGCCAGCGCACCGACGAGGCGGTCCTCGCCGAATGCGTCCCCCGGGCCGTCGCGGAGCGGTTGCACCGCGACGAGCCCGAGCGGAGGGCCGAGGCCGAGGAACGGCTGCGCGCCCTCCTGAAGCACCACCACGGGTACGGCGCCGAGGAGCCGCGGGATACGCTGCCCGACCGGGTCGCGCGGGCCGCGGCGGCCGGGCTGTTGCCCGGCGACTGCGAGTTCGCCGTGGTCGACGCGGCCTGTTCGTCCTCGCTGTACGCGATCGGACTCGGTGTCACGAGCCTGCTGGCGGGCGCTTGCGATATCGCCTACTGCGGCGGGGTGTCGGGAGTGACACCGCGTTACAACATCACCTTCTCCAAACTGCGCGGGCTGAGCGCCGGCGGGGACGTCCGGGCGTTCGACGAGCACGCGGACGGAACGCTGTTCTCGGACGGAGCGGGCGCTGTCGCACTCAAACGCCTGGACCGGGCTGTCGAGGACGGGGACCCGGTGTTCGGCGTCCTCGTGGGATTCGGCGGATCATCGGACGGCAGGGGTACGGCGATCTACGCCCCCAATCCCGTCGGTCAGCGCCGCTGTCTGGACCGCGCCTGGCAGGCATCGGGTCTGACGGCGGACGATATCGACTGGGTGATCGCGCATGGGACGGGCACGGCCGTCGGTGACGCGGTGGAACTCCGGACTCTCGCCGCCGCCGTCGATCCGGGCAGCGTTCGGTGCGGATCCAACAAGTCCCTGCTCGGGCACACCGGGTGGAGCTCGGGAGTGGTCTCGGTCGTCCAGGCGCTCACAGCGCTGCGCCGGGGCATGATTCCGGCCCAGCGGCGCTTCACCGAACCCGGGCTCACCGCGGGGACCGGGGACCGGGTACGCGTGCCCACCGCCGACGTTCCGTGGCCCGCGGACGGTCGGCGTTCCAGGACCGTGGGCGTCTCCGCCTTCGGCTTCGGCGGCACCAACGCCCATCTGCTGATCGCCGACCGTGAGCCCGCGCGGGCGGCCCCGCGCCCCGCACGCACCGAGCCCGACCCGGTGGTTCTCCTCGCCTGGACCGCTCACCTGCCCGGCGATCCGGATCCCGCGGCATTGGTACGGCTGCTGCGCGACGGTCGGCTCCCGGGGCCGCGCACCTTCGGCCCCCGGTATCCGGCGCCCCCGTTTCAGGATGTCCGGCTGCCTCCGCCCACCGTACGGTCCACGGACGCGGGCCAGCTCATGGCCCTGCGCGTGGCGGCCGTTTTCAGTGCCGAGCACGGTGAGCTGTGGGCGCCGATGCGGCCGACCACCGGGGTCTTCGCGGCCGCCACCGGTCCGCCCCCGTCCTCCATGGATCATCTGGTGCGCTGCCATGCCACCGATGTGCACCGCGTTCTCGACGAACCCGACCGCACGGCGTTCACCGACTGGCTCGCCGATCTGCGGTCCACGACCCCGGCGACCACCAAGGACACCCTGCCGGGGCTCCTGCCCAACATCATCCCGGCACGTATCGCCAACCGCTACGACCTGGGCGGCCCCACCATGCTGGTCGACACGGGCGCCACCAGCGGGCTCACCGCCGTGCACACCGCGATCCGCCAACTGGCGCACGGTGGCATCGACATGGCACTCGTCCTCGGTGTCAGCGCGACCAGCCGACCCGATTTCGCCCACTTCATGGGCATCGAGGCCGAGCGGATCGCGGAGGGGGCCTTCCTCCTCGCGCTGAGCCGTGAGTCCGTCGCCCGCGCGCACGGCCTGACCCCGCTCGTCCGCCTCCACACGGCCTGGACCGGCAGCCCTCAGGCGCCGGCCGAGTACGCGCTCGGCGGGCCCGGCACGACGGAGGAGACCTTTCTCGGCGCCGACGGGATCCTCGCCGTGATCCGCGCCCTGCACTCCGCGGCACCCGACGTCACCGTGGGGCCCGCGGACGGCGAACCGGGCCCGGTCATCACCCTCTCCCCCGCCGACGGCTCACCCGTCCGGAAGACCCGGAAGACAAGGACCAGCCGATGA
- the ccrA gene encoding crotonyl-CoA carboxylase/reductase codes for MTHVRSAAATDDPRAIAACEVPARYRAAVVLAADHQALAGTPVESRDPRKTVHVQEVATPEPAHGEVLVATMASSINYNTVWSALFEPVPTFRFLRAFGRTSPEAARHDQPYHVLGSDLSGVVLRTGPGVREWKPGDEVVAHSLQPDLQTPGGHDDTLLDPGQRVWGYETNFGGLAELSLVNANQLMPKPAHLTWEEAASLGVALSTAYRQLVSDHGAAMKQGERVLVWGAAGGVGAYATQLALNGGGIPVCVVSSQAKADLCRRMGAELVIDRAAEGFSFWEGRDRPRLSEWSRFRSAVRALAGDDPDIVIEHPGRDTFGVSVMIAARGGKVVTCASTTGYQHSYDNRHLWMHVKRVIGSHLANYREAWAANELVARGSIHPVVSRVYPLDAVGDATHAVAVNSHHGKVGVLCLADRPGMGVRDPVLRARELDRINLFRKGQPQ; via the coding sequence ATGACCCACGTCCGCTCCGCCGCGGCCACGGACGACCCGCGGGCCATCGCCGCCTGCGAGGTCCCGGCCCGCTACCGGGCCGCCGTGGTCCTCGCGGCCGATCACCAGGCCCTCGCCGGGACCCCCGTCGAGAGCCGGGACCCCCGCAAGACGGTCCATGTGCAGGAGGTCGCCACTCCTGAGCCGGCCCACGGCGAGGTGCTCGTCGCCACCATGGCCAGCTCCATCAACTACAACACCGTATGGTCGGCGCTCTTCGAGCCCGTTCCCACCTTCCGTTTCCTGCGCGCGTTCGGCCGGACCTCGCCGGAGGCGGCCCGTCACGACCAGCCGTACCATGTGCTCGGCTCCGACCTGTCCGGAGTGGTGCTGCGCACCGGACCCGGCGTACGCGAATGGAAGCCCGGCGACGAAGTCGTCGCACACAGTCTGCAACCGGACCTGCAGACACCGGGCGGACACGACGACACCCTGCTCGACCCCGGCCAGCGAGTCTGGGGCTACGAGACGAACTTCGGCGGCCTCGCCGAACTCTCCCTGGTCAACGCGAACCAGCTGATGCCGAAGCCCGCCCATCTCACCTGGGAAGAGGCCGCCTCCCTGGGTGTGGCGCTGTCCACGGCCTACCGTCAGCTGGTGTCCGACCACGGGGCGGCGATGAAGCAGGGCGAACGCGTCCTGGTCTGGGGCGCCGCCGGTGGCGTCGGCGCCTACGCGACCCAACTCGCCCTCAACGGCGGCGGCATTCCCGTCTGTGTGGTGTCGTCCCAGGCCAAGGCCGACCTGTGCCGGCGGATGGGTGCGGAGCTCGTCATCGACCGGGCCGCGGAGGGCTTCTCCTTCTGGGAGGGCCGGGACCGCCCGCGGCTGAGCGAATGGAGCCGATTCCGCAGTGCGGTCCGCGCCCTGGCGGGCGACGATCCGGACATTGTCATCGAGCATCCCGGCCGGGATACCTTCGGCGTCAGCGTCATGATCGCCGCTCGTGGCGGAAAGGTGGTCACCTGCGCGTCGACCACCGGCTATCAGCACAGCTACGACAACCGCCATCTGTGGATGCACGTCAAGCGCGTCATCGGATCGCATCTGGCGAACTACCGGGAGGCCTGGGCCGCCAACGAGCTCGTCGCACGGGGCAGCATCCACCCCGTGGTCTCACGGGTCTACCCCCTCGACGCCGTGGGCGACGCCACCCATGCCGTGGCCGTCAACAGCCACCACGGCAAGGTGGGTGTCCTCTGCCTCGCCGACCGTCCCGGCATGGGGGTCCGCGACCCCGTCCTGCGGGCACGCGAGCTCGACCGGATCAACCTGTTCCGGAAGGGGCAGCCGCAGTGA
- a CDS encoding 3-hydroxyacyl-CoA dehydrogenase family protein gives MVTPTAGPGKEQRILVLGAGVMGTGITTLALRHGVHVTLVDTSDAILTAARTRIAAELRMAQLLTGPAEADPGELTTVTSARTAIGTATAVIEAVVEDVTVKARVLAAVSAAAPPGTPIITNTSSIPVDELADAVARPEDLLGTHFMNPSYAIPMVEVIRGPRSGDAAMAAAADLLAVLGRKPVVVRDAPGFVTSRLLHPMINDAARVVQEGTASAEDVDALMTGCLGHPTGPLRTADLIGIDNLVDALWVLHKRIGDDRSLPCDLLLQKVRDGHHGRKTGRGFYHYEEVFR, from the coding sequence GTGGTGACGCCGACCGCGGGACCCGGAAAGGAACAGCGGATCCTCGTGCTCGGCGCGGGAGTGATGGGCACCGGGATCACCACACTCGCGCTGCGCCACGGCGTCCATGTGACACTCGTCGACACATCCGACGCCATCCTGACGGCGGCGCGGACCCGGATCGCCGCCGAGCTGCGGATGGCGCAGCTCCTGACGGGTCCCGCCGAGGCGGACCCCGGCGAGCTGACGACGGTCACATCCGCGCGGACCGCGATCGGCACGGCCACCGCGGTGATCGAAGCCGTCGTCGAGGACGTGACGGTCAAGGCGCGGGTACTCGCCGCCGTCTCGGCGGCGGCGCCGCCCGGCACCCCGATCATCACGAACACGTCGTCGATCCCGGTCGACGAGCTCGCCGACGCCGTGGCCCGGCCGGAGGACCTGCTCGGCACGCACTTCATGAACCCGTCGTACGCGATCCCGATGGTCGAGGTGATCCGGGGGCCCCGCAGCGGCGACGCGGCCATGGCCGCCGCCGCGGACCTGCTCGCGGTGCTCGGCCGCAAGCCGGTCGTCGTACGGGACGCGCCCGGTTTCGTCACAAGCCGGCTGCTCCATCCGATGATCAACGACGCGGCGCGGGTCGTCCAGGAGGGCACCGCGTCCGCCGAGGACGTCGACGCGCTCATGACGGGCTGCCTCGGCCACCCGACCGGTCCGCTGCGCACCGCGGACCTCATCGGCATCGACAACCTCGTCGACGCCCTGTGGGTGCTGCACAAGCGCATCGGCGACGACCGCAGCCTCCCCTGCGACCTGCTCCTTCAGAAGGTCAGGGACGGGCACCACGGCCGGAAGACCGGGCGTGGGTTCTACCACTACGAAGAGGTGTTCCGGTGA
- a CDS encoding HAD-IIIC family phosphatase, giving the protein MTTTTIVKCLVWDLDNTLWRGTVLEDTDVVLTDAVREVISTLDGRGILQAVASKNDHDLAWKHLERLGVAEYFVLPRIGWGPKSHSIREIAERLNFAPATIAFVDDQPAERAEVAFHLPEVRCYPAEQVTALPTLPEFSPPASTVDSRRRRLMYQAGFERDHARAAHSGPDDDFLRSLDLRMTITPAGHEEISRVEELTLRTSQMNATGVHYSDAALRALLADSGHEVLVVTMSDRFGPHGAVGIVLLAMEPPVWHLKLLATSCRVVSFGAGAVILNWLTDRAARAGVHLVADFRRTERNRLMEVAYRFAGFMESGCVCASVLEDPAGGVERLHLEPSPRPEPKTLKLIAAEGIPFTASAAR; this is encoded by the coding sequence ATGACCACCACGACCATCGTCAAATGCCTGGTCTGGGATCTGGACAACACCTTGTGGCGGGGCACCGTGCTGGAGGACACCGACGTGGTCCTCACCGACGCGGTCCGTGAGGTGATCAGCACACTCGACGGCCGCGGCATTCTCCAGGCGGTGGCGAGCAAGAACGACCACGACCTTGCCTGGAAGCACTTGGAACGGCTGGGCGTGGCCGAGTACTTCGTACTGCCGCGCATCGGATGGGGGCCGAAATCGCATTCCATCCGCGAGATCGCCGAACGGCTGAACTTCGCGCCGGCCACGATCGCGTTCGTCGACGACCAGCCCGCCGAACGTGCCGAGGTCGCCTTCCATCTGCCCGAGGTGCGCTGCTATCCCGCCGAGCAGGTGACCGCGCTCCCGACCCTGCCGGAGTTCAGCCCACCGGCGTCCACCGTCGACTCGCGCCGACGACGCCTGATGTACCAGGCCGGATTCGAGCGTGACCACGCCAGGGCGGCCCACTCCGGTCCCGACGACGACTTCCTGCGCTCCCTGGACCTGCGCATGACGATTACGCCCGCGGGCCACGAGGAGATCAGCCGGGTCGAGGAGCTGACGCTGCGGACCAGCCAGATGAACGCGACCGGCGTGCACTACTCCGACGCCGCACTGCGGGCGCTGCTCGCGGACTCCGGACACGAGGTCCTCGTCGTCACCATGAGCGACCGTTTCGGCCCGCACGGCGCCGTCGGCATCGTCCTGCTGGCGATGGAACCGCCGGTGTGGCACCTCAAGCTGCTCGCGACGTCCTGCCGGGTCGTGTCCTTCGGGGCCGGTGCGGTGATCCTGAACTGGCTCACGGACCGGGCCGCCCGGGCGGGGGTGCATCTGGTGGCGGACTTCCGGCGCACGGAGCGCAACCGCCTGATGGAGGTCGCCTACCGGTTCGCCGGCTTCATGGAGAGCGGGTGCGTATGCGCGTCCGTGCTGGAGGACCCGGCCGGTGGCGTGGAGCGGCTGCATCTGGAGCCCTCGCCGAGACCCGAGCCGAAGACACTGAAGCTGATCGCGGCCGAAGGCATCCCGTTCACCGCTTCCGCAGCAAGGTGA
- a CDS encoding ornithine cyclodeaminase family protein, which translates to MQTKILRQRDIKQILSVVGRDAIMDRLIQELHDGFATLGRGELAEAPPRSGFARSGEIPGVIEFMPYRVPGVAVTMKTVSYSPHNYQRFRLPTVVGTVSRLDDDSGSLIALADAGVITAMRTGAVSAVASRLLARPDSSTLALIGAGAQAVTQAHALSRVLPVERILVSDTDPGHAASFAGRVAFLGLPVEVTGPAEAVAAADVLSTVTSVPAGKGPVLPAEPRLGHLHVNATGADEPGKTELPKALLDSAFICVDHPGQARAEGEFQQLPDRPLGPSLASLCAAPGTAAAHIGGLSVLDSTGSAFADHIAFDVLLGFADELGLGRKAAIGATPDDVLDPYSLPW; encoded by the coding sequence ATGCAGACCAAGATCCTGCGCCAGCGCGACATCAAGCAGATCCTCTCCGTGGTCGGCCGTGACGCGATAATGGACCGGCTGATCCAAGAGCTGCACGACGGCTTTGCCACGCTGGGCCGGGGAGAGCTCGCCGAGGCGCCGCCACGCAGTGGCTTCGCCCGCAGCGGTGAGATCCCCGGCGTCATCGAGTTCATGCCGTACCGGGTGCCCGGTGTCGCCGTGACGATGAAGACGGTCTCGTACAGCCCGCACAACTACCAGCGATTCCGACTGCCGACGGTCGTCGGCACGGTATCCCGACTCGACGACGACAGCGGCAGTCTGATCGCGCTCGCCGACGCGGGTGTCATCACCGCGATGCGGACCGGCGCGGTCTCGGCCGTCGCGAGCCGACTGCTGGCCAGACCCGACAGCTCCACCCTCGCCCTGATCGGCGCGGGCGCCCAGGCGGTGACCCAGGCACACGCGCTCAGCAGGGTCCTGCCGGTCGAGCGGATCCTGGTCAGCGACACCGACCCGGGCCACGCGGCGTCCTTCGCGGGCCGTGTCGCGTTCCTCGGACTACCGGTCGAAGTCACCGGTCCGGCGGAGGCGGTCGCCGCCGCCGACGTCCTGAGCACCGTCACCTCGGTACCCGCGGGCAAGGGCCCGGTGCTGCCCGCCGAGCCGCGCCTGGGACATCTGCACGTGAACGCGACGGGCGCCGACGAGCCGGGCAAGACCGAGTTGCCGAAAGCCCTGCTCGATTCCGCGTTCATCTGCGTCGACCACCCCGGGCAGGCCCGCGCGGAAGGCGAGTTCCAGCAACTGCCCGACCGCCCGCTGGGCCCGTCGCTGGCGAGCCTGTGTGCGGCGCCCGGCACCGCGGCGGCCCACATCGGCGGCCTGAGCGTCCTCGACTCGACCGGCAGCGCGTTCGCCGACCACATCGCGTTCGATGTGCTGCTCGGCTTCGCCGACGAACTCGGTCTCGGCCGCAAGGCCGCGATCGGGGCCACACCGGACGACGTCCTCGACCCGTACTCGCTGCCGTGGTGA
- a CDS encoding acyl-CoA dehydrogenase family protein, translating to MSESEHLDIVRTFVSREILGREDHLDSLADAPLALYGRFAETGLMNWWVPKEHGGLGLGLEESVRIVSELAYGDAGVAFTLFLPVLTTSMVGWYGSDELKERFLNPLVARRGFCATLGSEHEAGSELTRISTTVRRDGDTLVLNGTKAFSTSTDFAQFLVVIARSTDDPARYTAVTVPRDAPGLRVDKRWDVIGMRASATYQVSFADCRVPGDHALNGNGLRLLEIGLNASRILIAASALGVARRIRDLCMEYAKTKSLKGAPLVRDAVFAGRLGQFEMQIEVMANQCLAAARVYDATAARPDAAGVLLRQGAQKSALTAKLFCGQTAWQIASTASEMFGGIGYTQEMVIGKLLRDVRHASIIEGGDDVLRDLVFQRFVVPTAKRA from the coding sequence GTGAGCGAATCCGAACACCTGGACATCGTCAGGACTTTCGTCTCCCGGGAGATCCTGGGGCGCGAAGACCATCTCGACTCGCTCGCGGACGCACCACTGGCGCTGTACGGACGGTTCGCCGAGACGGGCCTGATGAACTGGTGGGTACCCAAGGAACACGGCGGCCTGGGGCTCGGCCTGGAAGAGAGTGTGCGGATCGTCTCCGAACTCGCCTACGGGGACGCCGGAGTGGCGTTCACCCTGTTTCTGCCCGTCCTGACGACCAGCATGGTCGGCTGGTACGGCAGCGACGAGCTCAAGGAGCGGTTCCTCAATCCGCTCGTCGCCCGGCGGGGTTTCTGCGCCACGCTGGGCAGCGAACACGAGGCCGGCAGTGAACTGACCCGGATCTCCACCACGGTGCGCCGTGACGGCGACACTCTCGTACTCAACGGCACCAAGGCCTTCTCCACCAGCACCGACTTCGCCCAGTTCCTCGTCGTCATCGCCCGCTCGACGGACGATCCGGCCCGGTATACGGCGGTCACCGTGCCGCGGGACGCGCCGGGACTGCGGGTCGACAAACGCTGGGATGTCATCGGGATGCGTGCTTCGGCGACCTACCAGGTGTCGTTCGCCGACTGCCGGGTGCCCGGGGACCACGCGCTGAACGGCAATGGGCTGCGGCTGCTGGAGATCGGCCTCAACGCCAGCAGGATTCTGATCGCCGCGTCCGCTCTGGGTGTCGCCCGCAGGATTCGCGATCTGTGTATGGAGTACGCGAAGACCAAGTCGCTCAAGGGCGCTCCGCTCGTCAGGGACGCCGTGTTCGCCGGTCGGCTCGGCCAGTTCGAGATGCAGATCGAAGTGATGGCGAACCAGTGCCTGGCGGCCGCGCGGGTCTATGACGCGACCGCGGCCCGGCCGGACGCCGCCGGGGTGCTGCTGCGGCAGGGCGCCCAGAAGTCGGCCCTGACCGCGAAGCTGTTCTGCGGGCAGACCGCCTGGCAGATCGCCTCCACCGCGTCGGAGATGTTCGGCGGCATCGGGTACACACAGGAGATGGTGATCGGGAAGCTGCTGCGGGATGTGCGGCATGCCTCGATCATCGAAGGCGGCGACGACGTCCTGCGCGATCTCGTGTTCCAGCGTTTCGTCGTGCCCACCGCGAAACGCGCGTAG
- a CDS encoding acyl-CoA dehydrogenase family protein has translation MPDHHGLLTALVGDRAARWDISGELPRDLLVRLGSEGLLCAEVAAEYGGLGLGSRGNGEFTAHVGSLCSSLRSVMTSQGMAAWTVLRIGDTGQRETYLKELTSGKLAAVGFSERQAGSDLSAMRTRVRIEGDTAVVHGHKVWTTAAAYADHLVVFGLQEDGSGAVAVVPSDAAGVRVERVPKPSGCRAAGHADLHFDDVRVPAGAVLAGSGASLPMLVAVSLAYGRKSVAWGCLGILRACTTAATAHAKSREQFGRPLAGHQLVAGHLADLWTAEQIAARVCEHASDLWDEGSPEAVIATVLAKHVAAERAAAGTALAAQVLASAGAVEGHVVERAYRDAKLMEIIEGSSELSRMMLARHALALPV, from the coding sequence ATGCCTGATCACCACGGGCTGCTGACCGCACTCGTGGGTGACCGCGCCGCCCGCTGGGACATCTCCGGCGAGCTGCCACGCGACCTGCTCGTCCGGCTCGGCAGCGAAGGACTGCTCTGCGCGGAGGTCGCGGCCGAGTACGGCGGGCTCGGCCTCGGCAGCCGCGGCAACGGCGAGTTCACCGCACATGTCGGCAGCCTCTGCAGCTCACTCCGGAGCGTGATGACCTCGCAGGGGATGGCCGCGTGGACGGTGCTGCGGATCGGCGACACCGGCCAGCGCGAAACGTATCTGAAGGAGCTCACCAGCGGGAAGCTCGCGGCCGTCGGTTTCAGCGAGCGGCAGGCCGGCAGCGATCTGTCGGCGATGCGGACCCGCGTGCGGATCGAAGGGGACACCGCCGTCGTCCACGGCCACAAGGTCTGGACGACCGCGGCCGCGTACGCCGACCACCTGGTCGTCTTCGGCCTCCAGGAGGACGGTTCCGGCGCGGTGGCGGTCGTACCGTCCGACGCCGCGGGCGTACGGGTCGAACGTGTTCCGAAACCGTCCGGATGCCGTGCCGCGGGCCACGCCGACCTGCACTTCGACGATGTGCGGGTGCCGGCGGGCGCGGTCCTCGCCGGCTCCGGGGCGTCGCTTCCGATGCTCGTCGCGGTGTCGCTCGCGTACGGCCGCAAATCGGTCGCCTGGGGCTGTCTCGGGATCCTGCGCGCCTGCACCACCGCCGCGACAGCCCACGCGAAGAGCCGGGAACAGTTCGGGCGACCACTCGCCGGCCATCAACTCGTCGCCGGGCATCTCGCCGACCTGTGGACCGCGGAGCAGATCGCGGCCCGCGTGTGCGAGCACGCGAGCGACCTCTGGGACGAGGGTTCGCCCGAGGCGGTGATCGCGACGGTCCTGGCCAAGCACGTCGCCGCGGAGCGAGCCGCCGCGGGCACCGCGCTCGCCGCGCAGGTACTCGCGTCGGCGGGAGCGGTCGAAGGACATGTCGTCGAGCGGGCGTACCGCGACGCGAAGCTCATGGAGATCATCGAGGGCAGCAGCGAGCTGAGCCGGATGATGCTGGCGCGGCACGCGCTGGCACTCCCGGTCTGA